Proteins encoded together in one Thermoplasmatales archaeon BRNA1 window:
- a CDS encoding ABC-type Fe3+-siderophore transport system, permease component → MNGERKLFLTLAIGVPLMAAVFAIAICVGRYQVSLDALMGILSGNRAAYPTEWNVLVKLRIPRTIAALAVGIGLSVSGLLYQELFQNKLVSPDLLGVSDGAGVGAAVAILLGLSSWAITGLSFITGILAVLAAIAISRSVRSRSSATLLLSGIIVGGFAASVLGFVKYLAGPDTTLASIEFWLMGSCEYVNMDKALLLAGAITVCMAIIIPIKWRIYLISLGSEECRSRGINYNAYKWLIIGLATLMTAATVSVVGCVAWIGLVIPHIARMVVGRNTKFSIPLAAIFGGILMMVADIVSRCFTTSEIPLLVVMGMIGSVMFVIILRLTGGRIDDRL, encoded by the coding sequence ATGAACGGCGAAAGAAAACTCTTTCTCACCCTCGCCATCGGGGTCCCCCTGATGGCGGCGGTGTTCGCCATCGCCATCTGCGTCGGCAGATATCAGGTGTCTCTCGATGCCCTGATGGGGATACTCAGCGGGAACCGTGCCGCATACCCTACCGAGTGGAACGTCCTGGTCAAACTCCGCATCCCGAGGACCATCGCCGCCTTAGCGGTAGGTATCGGACTCAGCGTATCGGGACTGCTCTATCAGGAACTGTTCCAGAACAAACTGGTCTCGCCCGATCTCCTCGGGGTTTCCGACGGTGCGGGAGTGGGTGCGGCGGTAGCCATCCTGCTGGGTCTATCCTCGTGGGCAATCACGGGACTGAGCTTCATCACCGGCATACTAGCCGTGCTCGCGGCGATTGCCATATCCCGTTCGGTTAGGAGCAGATCGTCAGCAACACTTCTGCTGTCGGGGATAATCGTGGGGGGATTCGCTGCATCCGTCCTCGGATTCGTCAAATACCTCGCTGGACCGGATACCACTCTGGCGAGCATCGAGTTCTGGTTGATGGGTTCGTGTGAATACGTGAACATGGATAAGGCCTTGCTCCTGGCCGGGGCGATAACCGTCTGCATGGCGATCATAATCCCCATCAAGTGGCGCATCTACCTCATATCCCTGGGAAGCGAGGAATGCAGGTCGAGGGGAATAAACTACAACGCCTACAAGTGGCTGATAATAGGCCTTGCGACCCTGATGACCGCGGCAACGGTCTCGGTAGTGGGGTGCGTAGCCTGGATAGGGCTGGTCATCCCTCATATCGCCAGAATGGTCGTAGGGCGGAACACCAAGTTCAGCATCCCTCTGGCGGCCATATTCGGAGGGATCCTGATGATGGTAGCGGACATCGTATCTAGATGCTTCACAACATCGGAGATACCTCTCCTGGTGGTGATGGGCATGATCGGTTCCGTGATGTTCGTAATCATACTGCGTTTAACAGGAGGGAGAATCGATGATAGGCTTTGA
- a CDS encoding ABC-type Fe3+-hydroxamate transport system, periplasmic component translates to MKKTFAIAAVLILAMAGASVFLIQNHDKESDTVVVKDMLGDSVEVKKNPRVACVSRNSYDPLVSFGLRDYIDGTYETTLENKWVYEMEPTASKLFVYDYSESPETYIERGVDLVLAPEHHNNMASNLREHGIATIVLWPYGNPTYEPYLYFIADLAKQLWPDVEGVAEKADAWKKDLSDTLDLISSTIKEKGLTSKTLYYARGEKNRLLSYTDIGGSFVDFAFTTLGVNYLSSKYEYNKPSTEQLLADDPKVIVLGSYQQHALEKELRTNSIWENVTAVKNDEIYRIPIGFSPMEYTSAFAPVFLCDMANKLYPEVFHFDIPAMIKDVCHRYYGYDATDEKVQYMIDGLGPDGKAMS, encoded by the coding sequence ATGAAGAAGACCTTCGCAATCGCTGCCGTCCTGATTTTAGCCATGGCCGGGGCCTCCGTGTTCCTGATCCAGAACCACGATAAGGAAAGCGACACGGTCGTCGTGAAAGATATGCTCGGGGACTCGGTCGAGGTCAAGAAGAATCCAAGAGTCGCGTGTGTATCCCGCAACTCCTACGATCCCCTCGTGTCCTTCGGACTCCGGGACTACATCGACGGGACCTACGAGACAACGCTGGAGAACAAATGGGTGTACGAGATGGAACCCACCGCCTCCAAACTATTCGTCTATGACTATTCCGAGAGTCCCGAGACCTATATCGAACGCGGTGTGGATCTGGTACTGGCACCGGAACACCATAACAACATGGCTAGCAATCTTCGTGAGCACGGGATAGCGACCATCGTCCTATGGCCTTACGGTAACCCGACCTACGAGCCCTATCTTTACTTCATCGCGGACCTGGCTAAGCAGCTGTGGCCGGATGTGGAGGGTGTGGCAGAGAAAGCGGATGCCTGGAAGAAGGACCTCTCGGACACGCTGGACCTGATCTCCTCCACCATTAAGGAGAAGGGGCTGACCTCCAAGACGCTCTACTATGCCCGCGGTGAGAAAAACAGGCTCCTGAGCTACACCGACATCGGAGGATCGTTCGTGGACTTCGCGTTCACTACGCTCGGTGTAAACTACCTGTCCTCAAAATACGAGTACAACAAACCCTCCACCGAACAGCTCCTGGCAGATGACCCCAAGGTCATCGTGCTGGGATCCTATCAGCAGCACGCCCTGGAGAAGGAACTCAGGACCAACTCAATATGGGAGAATGTCACGGCAGTCAAAAACGACGAGATCTACAGGATCCCTATCGGCTTTTCACCGATGGAGTACACGTCGGCTTTCGCGCCAGTATTCCTCTGTGATATGGCCAACAAGCTCTACCCAGAGGTTTTCCACTTCGATATCCCCGCGATGATTAAGGACGTATGCCACCGCTACTACGGTTACGATGCCACTGACGAGAAGGTCCAGTACATGATCGACGGCCTCGGTCCGGATGGGAAGGCGATGTCATGA
- a CDS encoding ABC-type cobalamin/Fe3+-siderophores transport systems, ATPase component, translating to MIGFEVTNTSYGYGKGTLILNGITLKCEKGTVNTLLGLNGCGKTTLIKTMAGLYKPDGGKVTYDGKDIHALSDRERSAYIAYVNQHGNHVSDYPVQDYLLMSTINSLQPFEEPGRKQMEIVDRCLDLLGISGMKSKNIGQLSGGQRQLVYICAALVQDSEVILLDEPTSALDLRNEHTVLSTLKRIAEDTGKTIILSTHDPNHALFLDANVFLMDGGKIISNGPSRDIITAEKLKMVYGDGICFSSDLPYREISYTYCSVRNNSVE from the coding sequence ATGATAGGCTTTGAGGTAACTAACACCTCGTACGGATACGGGAAGGGCACCCTGATACTGAACGGGATTACCCTGAAGTGCGAAAAGGGAACGGTCAACACCCTTCTGGGGCTGAACGGCTGCGGTAAGACCACGCTCATCAAAACGATGGCCGGACTCTACAAGCCGGACGGAGGAAAGGTCACCTATGACGGGAAGGACATCCATGCCCTTTCGGACAGGGAGAGATCGGCTTACATAGCGTACGTCAACCAGCACGGGAACCATGTAAGCGACTACCCCGTCCAGGACTACCTTCTAATGAGCACCATAAACTCCCTTCAGCCCTTCGAGGAGCCGGGCAGGAAACAGATGGAGATCGTAGACAGGTGTCTCGATCTGCTCGGAATCAGCGGGATGAAATCGAAGAACATCGGACAACTCAGCGGTGGACAAAGGCAGCTGGTATACATCTGCGCGGCACTGGTCCAGGACAGCGAGGTGATACTGCTGGACGAACCCACGTCCGCATTAGACCTCAGGAACGAGCATACAGTCCTGAGCACACTCAAGAGGATCGCAGAGGACACCGGAAAAACAATCATTCTATCCACCCACGATCCTAACCATGCCCTGTTCCTGGATGCCAACGTCTTCCTGATGGATGGCGGGAAGATCATCTCAAATGGACCCAGCAGGGACATCATCACAGCGGAGAAACTGAAAATGGTTTACGGAGACGGAATCTGCTTCAGCTCGGATCTGCCGTACAGGGAGATTTCCTACACGTACTGCTCGGTTCGGAACAATTCGGTGGAATAA